Within Sinorhizobium sp. RAC02, the genomic segment TGCCCGTGCTTCGGCTAAATTCGTCCAGACGGTGGACGGCTACGACGCGGAAGTGACCGTCTCCAAGGACGGCATGACGGTGGGCGGCACCTCCATCATGGGGCTGATGATGTTGGCCGCCAGCCCGGGATGCAGCGTGTTCGTCACCGCGACGGGCGCCCAGGCGCAGCAGGTGCTGGACGCATTGGATGCGCTGATTGCCGACCGTTTCGGCGAAGAAATGTAAACCAAGTGTCGATATAAGGATATAAAGACTTCTTTATATGCGGTTGCTCCAGCTGACGTTTCCTGATAGGAAGCGCCATCACCAAAAGCCAGAAGGCTGGAGACCTCCATGACCACCACGAAGGACTACCACGTCGCCGATATCGCGCTTGCCGATTTCGGCCGTAAGGAAATTCAGATCGCCGAAACCGAAATGCCGGGCCTGATGGCCTGCCGCGAAGAATTCGGCACGGCAAAGCCGCTCAAGGGCGCGCGCATCACCGGCTCGCTGCACATGACGATCCAGACCGCCGTTCTCATCGAGACGCTGGTCGCACTCGGCGCCGACGTGCGCTGGGCCTCGTGCAACATCTTCTCCACGCAGGACCATGCCGCCGCCGCGATCGCCGCCGCCGGCATCCCGGTCTATGCCGTGAAGGGCGAGACGCTGACGGAATACTGGGAATACACCGACAAGATCTTCCAGTGGACCGATGGCGGCCTCTCCAACATGATCCTCGACGATGGCGGCGATGCCACCATGTACATCCTGCTCGGTGCCCGCGCCGAAGCCGGCGAGAACGTGCTGTCGAACCCCGGTTCGGAAGAAGAGGAAATCCTCTTCGCACAGATCAAGAAGCGCCTTGCTGCAACGCCCGGCTGGTTCACCAAGCAGCGCGATGCCATCCAG encodes:
- a CDS encoding HPr family phosphocarrier protein; its protein translation is MTVSKELLIINKRGLHARASAKFVQTVDGYDAEVTVSKDGMTVGGTSIMGLMMLAASPGCSVFVTATGAQAQQVLDALDALIADRFGEEM